CAGACCTTTTTCAATGTTTCGCCCACCGAGGCGCAGGCCTCGTCCTTCAGCGAGCCATAACCCAGCACCAGCGTGCCCGCCGCTGAGGGTGCTTCTCCGGTCAGGTCGTAATCGCTCAGCAGGCTCAGCTGCACGCCTTCGGCTTCCGCCGCGCAGCGCAGCGCAGCATCCGGCGGCGGGTCTTTGAGCTTTGCCAGCAGGTTCAGTCCGGTGTGCAGGCCCGCAAGGGTCAGCTCGCCGGGAGCAAAGGCAGTGTTCAATGCTGCCGCCAGTGCGTCCCGCCGGGCCTTGTAGGCCACACGTTCCCGGGCCAGATGCCGGGTGAAGTAGCCCTCGGTGATAAAGCGGGCCAGCGTCTGCTGCTCAAACCGGCTCACCGTGCCGGAGTACAGGCGGTATTTTTTCCGCCATGCAGGCAGAAGATGCTCCGGCAGCACCATATAGGCGATACGGATGCTGGGAGCCAGACTGCGGGAGCAGGTGGAGAGGTACACCACCGGGCCGTCTGCACCCGCCATGCCCTGCAGGCTGGGCAGAGGCCGGGTATCAAAACGGAACTCCGAATCGTAATCATCTTCTATAATATACCGCCCGCCCGGCCTGCGGGCTGCCCAGTGCAGAAGCTCGGCCCTGCGGCCCGCAGGCATGGTAACGCCTGTGGGGAACTGGTGGCTGGGCGTGACGTAGCACACCGCTGCATCCGACCGGTTCAGTGCTTCCACCGAAAGGCCGTCCTCGTCCACCGGTAGGCAGCAGCAGTGCACACCGTTGTTCTGCAGCACCTGCAAAGCACGGGGGTAGCCCGGCGTTTCCACCGCTGCAGGGCCGGGCAGCAGCGGTGCCAGCAGGCCCAGCAGATATTCCAATCCCGCGCCCACCACGATCTGGTGCGGCCCGCACTGCACACCGCGGTATTCAGAGAGATATTCCGCCAGCGCCTGCCGCAGGGCCGGGTCGCCCTGCGCATCGCCGTGGGTGAGCAGCTGGGGCGAAGAATAGAGCAGCTCCTTTTGCAGCCGCGCCCATGTGCGGAACGGGAACAGCTCCGGGTCTACCCCGCGGGTGGAAAGGTCGTACCGCACCGGCAGCACAGGCGGTTCCGGTTTTGGCGGTGCGGGCTGTTCCGGCCCGCCGGCAGGCCGGGACGGCAGGGCCAGATATTCC
Above is a genomic segment from Faecalibacterium taiwanense containing:
- a CDS encoding PLP-dependent aminotransferase family protein, which codes for MVHLTTALDASSGVPLYEQLYRSLAGEMRSGTLAAGTRMPGKRRLAAELSVSVNTVDAAYQMLAAEGYLESRERSGFYVQEYLALPSRPAGGPEQPAPPKPEPPVLPVRYDLSTRGVDPELFPFRTWARLQKELLYSSPQLLTHGDAQGDPALRQALAEYLSEYRGVQCGPHQIVVGAGLEYLLGLLAPLLPGPAAVETPGYPRALQVLQNNGVHCCCLPVDEDGLSVEALNRSDAAVCYVTPSHQFPTGVTMPAGRRAELLHWAARRPGGRYIIEDDYDSEFRFDTRPLPSLQGMAGADGPVVYLSTCSRSLAPSIRIAYMVLPEHLLPAWRKKYRLYSGTVSRFEQQTLARFITEGYFTRHLARERVAYKARRDALAAALNTAFAPGELTLAGLHTGLNLLAKLKDPPPDAALRCAAEAEGVQLSLLSDYDLTGEAPSAAGTLVLGYGSLKDEACASVGETLKKVCMAAREASVTV